A region from the Acidobacteriota bacterium genome encodes:
- a CDS encoding vitamin B12-dependent ribonucleotide reductase — MELDKQVAVELSASNTRRQSKPKKGLTFRRFFTQENRHPFDELEWETRDARITNSKGEVIFEQPGVEVPSDWSMTATNIVASKYFHGQLGTPSREYSVKQLISRVVETITGWGTELGYFQEASDARVFADELTYLLINQKVAFNSPVWFNVGCEPKPQCSACFINSVEDTMDSILELAKTEGRLFKFGSGTGTNLSSLRSSREKLASGGSASGPVSFMKGYDAFAGVIKSGGKTRRAAKMVILNIDHPDIVDFIQCKVKEERKAQALVQAGYEASIDGEAYSSIFFQNANNSVRVTDDFMRAVENNEPWRTKAITSGEVVHEFQARDLMRLIADSAHACGDPGIQFDTTINRWNPCKSSGRINASNPCSEYMFLDDSACNLASLNLLRFATEDGQYDAVSFRKAIEVVFTAQEIIVDAASYPTPKIDRNSHEFRPIGLGYANLGALLMYMGLPYDSYQGRDFAATITAIMTGQAYLTSAKIAEQLGPFAQYPKNKTSFLEVMHYHRDALKYIDPQNVSPELYKQAREVWNQVIQEGEQHGFRNAQATVLAPTGTIGFMMDCDTTGIEPDLALVKYKQLVGGGGIKIVNSTVSAALTRLGYPDEKVRKILNYIEGHGTIEGCPLVKEEHLAIFDCALKPAQGNRTIHHMGHVRMMAAVQPFLSGAISKTVNMPNESTPEDISQTYMEAWKMGLKSIAIYRDGSKQIQPLSTTADTKPAAEEKVVYRPVRKKLPDERRAITHKFAIGGHEGYITVGMYEDGSPGEIFVVMAKEGSVISGVMDGFATAVSMALQYGVPLKVLVEKFTHTRFEPSGFTGNPHIPYAKSLFDYIFKWLALKFLPEEEHQKLGIIPVEEPAAAPAAEPKKAARTEPATQKPLLLELQPDAPPCFQCGSIMVRNGACYKCPNCGETSGCS; from the coding sequence ATGGAACTCGATAAGCAAGTGGCTGTGGAACTTTCGGCTTCAAACACCCGACGACAGTCTAAACCAAAGAAAGGATTGACGTTCCGTCGATTTTTCACTCAAGAGAACCGCCATCCCTTTGATGAATTGGAATGGGAAACCCGCGATGCCCGCATCACCAACAGCAAGGGCGAGGTGATCTTCGAGCAGCCGGGCGTCGAGGTGCCCAGCGACTGGTCCATGACCGCGACCAACATCGTCGCCTCGAAGTATTTTCACGGCCAGTTGGGCACGCCCAGCCGCGAGTACAGCGTCAAGCAGCTCATCAGCCGGGTGGTGGAAACCATCACCGGCTGGGGCACCGAACTGGGCTACTTCCAGGAAGCGAGCGATGCCCGGGTGTTCGCCGACGAGTTGACCTACCTGCTCATCAACCAGAAGGTCGCCTTCAATTCGCCCGTCTGGTTCAACGTGGGCTGCGAGCCGAAACCCCAGTGTTCGGCCTGCTTCATCAACTCGGTCGAGGACACCATGGACTCGATCCTGGAGCTGGCCAAGACCGAAGGCCGGCTCTTCAAATTCGGATCGGGCACCGGCACGAACCTTTCGTCGCTCCGCTCCTCGCGGGAAAAGCTCGCCAGCGGCGGCTCCGCCTCAGGGCCGGTATCGTTCATGAAGGGGTACGATGCATTCGCCGGCGTGATCAAGTCCGGCGGCAAGACCCGCCGCGCGGCCAAGATGGTCATCCTGAACATCGACCATCCGGACATCGTCGATTTCATCCAGTGCAAGGTCAAGGAGGAGCGCAAGGCCCAGGCCCTGGTGCAAGCCGGCTATGAGGCGTCCATCGACGGCGAGGCGTACAGCTCCATCTTCTTTCAGAACGCCAACAACTCCGTCCGCGTGACCGACGATTTCATGCGCGCCGTGGAAAACAACGAACCCTGGCGGACGAAGGCTATCACCAGCGGCGAGGTCGTTCACGAATTCCAGGCCCGCGATCTGATGCGCCTCATCGCCGATTCGGCGCACGCCTGCGGCGATCCGGGCATCCAGTTCGACACCACCATCAACCGCTGGAACCCGTGCAAGAGCAGCGGCCGCATCAACGCCTCGAACCCGTGCAGCGAATACATGTTCCTCGACGACTCCGCCTGCAATCTGGCCAGCCTGAATCTGCTCCGCTTCGCCACGGAGGACGGGCAGTACGACGCCGTCAGCTTCCGCAAGGCCATCGAGGTGGTGTTCACCGCCCAGGAGATCATTGTCGACGCCGCCAGTTACCCGACGCCGAAGATCGACCGGAACTCCCACGAGTTCCGCCCCATCGGCCTCGGCTACGCCAACCTCGGCGCACTGCTCATGTACATGGGTCTCCCTTACGACAGCTATCAGGGACGGGACTTTGCGGCCACCATCACCGCGATCATGACCGGTCAGGCGTACCTCACCTCGGCCAAGATCGCCGAGCAGCTCGGCCCCTTCGCCCAGTATCCGAAGAACAAGACCTCGTTCCTCGAGGTCATGCACTACCACCGGGACGCTCTCAAGTACATCGACCCGCAGAACGTCTCGCCCGAACTGTACAAGCAGGCGCGCGAGGTCTGGAACCAGGTGATCCAGGAAGGCGAGCAGCACGGCTTCCGCAACGCGCAGGCCACGGTGCTCGCTCCCACCGGCACCATCGGCTTCATGATGGATTGCGACACCACCGGCATCGAGCCCGACCTGGCCCTCGTGAAGTACAAGCAGCTCGTCGGCGGCGGCGGCATCAAGATCGTCAACAGCACCGTCTCGGCCGCCCTCACGCGCCTCGGCTACCCCGACGAGAAGGTCCGCAAGATCCTCAACTATATCGAGGGGCACGGCACCATCGAAGGGTGCCCGCTCGTGAAAGAAGAGCACCTGGCCATCTTCGACTGCGCGCTGAAACCGGCGCAGGGCAACCGCACCATCCACCACATGGGCCACGTGCGGATGATGGCCGCCGTCCAGCCGTTCCTGTCGGGCGCCATCTCCAAGACGGTCAACATGCCCAACGAGTCCACGCCGGAGGACATCTCCCAGACCTACATGGAAGCCTGGAAGATGGGGCTTAAATCCATCGCCATCTATCGCGACGGCTCCAAGCAGATCCAGCCGCTGTCCACCACCGCCGACACCAAGCCGGCGGCCGAGGAGAAAGTGGTCTACCGGCCGGTCCGGAAGAAGCTCCCCGACGAGCGCCGGGCCATCACCCACAAGTTTGCCATCGGCGGCCACGAGGGTTACATCACGGTGGGCATGTACGAGGACGGCTCGCCGGGCGAGATCTTTGTGGTCATGGCCAAGGAGGGAAGCGTGATTTCCGGCGTCATGGACGGCTTCGCCACGGCCGTGTCCATGGCCCTGCAATACGGCGTGCCGCTCAAGGTCCTCGTCGAAAAGTTCACCCACACGCGGTTCGAGCCGTCCGGCTTCACCGGCAACCCGCACATCCCATACGCCAAGTCGCTGTTCGACTACATCTTCAAGTGGCTGGCGCTGAAATTCCTCCCGGAGGAAGAGCACCAGAAGCTGGGCATCATCCCCGTCGAGGAGCCCGCCGCCGCGCCGGCCGCCGAGCCGAAGAAGGCGGCCCGGACCGAGCCCGCCACTCAGAAGCCGCTGCTGCTGGAGCTGCAGCCCGACGCGCCCCCCTGCTTCCAGTGCGGTTCCATCATGGTCCGCAACGGCGCCTGCTACAAGTGCCCCAACTGCGGCGAGACCAGCGGCTGCTCCTGA
- the ccsA gene encoding cytochrome c biogenesis protein CcsA, with amino-acid sequence IVLVTGPLWARPVWNTWWTWDPRLTSSLILWLMYLVYLVLRGSLPESPRMRQFSAVYAVVAFADIPIVFFSIRWWRSMHPVVVSGQGMNLEPEMVHTLIASCVAFTLLFALLFRMRLGIEWARLEAQRLRRILLERE; translated from the coding sequence ATCGTGCTGGTGACCGGGCCGCTGTGGGCCCGGCCCGTCTGGAACACCTGGTGGACGTGGGACCCGCGCCTGACCTCGTCGCTGATCCTCTGGCTCATGTACCTGGTGTATCTCGTGCTGCGCGGCAGCCTGCCCGAGAGCCCCCGGATGCGCCAGTTCAGCGCCGTCTACGCCGTCGTCGCCTTCGCGGACATCCCCATCGTCTTCTTCTCCATCCGCTGGTGGCGCAGCATGCACCCGGTGGTGGTCTCCGGCCAGGGGATGAACCTGGAGCCGGAGATGGTCCATACCCTGATCGCCTCGTGCGTGGCGTTCACCCTGCTGTTCGCGCTGCTGTTCCGGATGCGCCTCGGGATCGAGTGGGCGCGGCTGGAGGCCCAGCGCCTGCGCCGGATTCTGCTCGAGAGGGAATGA
- a CDS encoding PqqD family protein encodes MARKRAQSEHNLMELVPLRRLGHINLEGELVALEVPRFKSAWARRLFLPRRRKPNVQVKLDAIGSFVWGRCDGNRSVGQIAEDLVERFGDEVRPAAERLSAFIHHLKRQGFIDLRAPDGRLV; translated from the coding sequence ATGGCCAGAAAACGCGCGCAATCCGAACATAATCTCATGGAGCTGGTGCCGCTGCGGCGGCTGGGGCATATCAATCTGGAGGGGGAGCTGGTGGCCCTCGAGGTGCCGCGATTCAAGTCGGCATGGGCCCGAAGGCTGTTCCTGCCGCGGCGCCGCAAGCCCAACGTCCAGGTCAAGCTGGACGCCATCGGCTCCTTCGTCTGGGGCCGCTGCGACGGCAACCGGTCCGTGGGCCAGATCGCCGAGGATCTGGTGGAACGGTTCGGCGACGAAGTCCGGCCCGCCGCCGAGCGCCTCTCCGCGTTCATCCATCACCTGAAGCGCCAGGGATTCATCGACCTGCGCGCCCCCGACGGCCGTCTCGTCTGA
- a CDS encoding YeeE/YedE family protein has product MNEPKPLPNGTSTRWSPFVLMIILGCAGLLLAAGTRLWALSALPAGLAFGFVLQKGDLCGASAFSEVLMLRDARKLGGIWLAIACSMVLFALAGQLGWMPIQPKPFLWMSYLTGGLVFGVGTVLAGGCVSGCLYKAGAGNLNSIAALICMPFGIAMVETGPLAPFAQWMKRFSISGADGQAVSLSTLTGFPYWLLALILFGLTLSVFCLMGRRRSADGRRRGFRVFLTGPWRAWQAGIALGVVALFAAVSAAAAGRSYPIGVTHGVLNLHQVITERNLVHDWGAPGPVVNPGAKPAPQSVGQLPPVKPPVKKVSWWLILVVLGTLYGAYASASLAGPVRLKGREPLELVVAIVGGLLVGVGAALASGCVVGNILSGWALMSVGLVMFGLAVVVGNWLTTHFYLMGGSLADLPLTLGKIFRRR; this is encoded by the coding sequence ATGAATGAACCCAAGCCCTTGCCGAACGGCACATCGACGCGCTGGTCGCCCTTTGTGCTCATGATAATTCTGGGATGCGCCGGCCTGCTGTTGGCGGCGGGCACCCGGCTGTGGGCGCTTTCCGCCCTGCCGGCGGGCTTGGCCTTCGGTTTTGTGCTCCAGAAGGGTGACCTGTGCGGGGCGTCGGCCTTCAGCGAAGTGCTGATGCTGCGGGACGCCCGGAAGCTGGGCGGCATCTGGTTGGCGATCGCCTGTTCCATGGTTCTGTTCGCCCTGGCCGGCCAGCTCGGCTGGATGCCGATCCAGCCGAAACCGTTCCTCTGGATGAGCTACCTGACGGGCGGCCTGGTTTTCGGCGTCGGCACCGTCCTGGCCGGAGGGTGCGTCAGCGGGTGTCTGTACAAGGCGGGCGCAGGCAATTTGAACTCGATCGCCGCGCTAATCTGCATGCCCTTCGGCATCGCCATGGTGGAGACAGGCCCGTTGGCGCCATTCGCCCAGTGGATGAAACGCTTCTCCATCAGCGGGGCCGACGGTCAGGCTGTTTCTCTGTCCACGCTGACGGGGTTTCCGTACTGGTTGCTTGCCCTGATTCTGTTCGGCCTGACCCTCAGCGTTTTTTGCCTGATGGGCCGGCGGCGGTCAGCGGATGGGCGCCGCCGCGGGTTTCGCGTTTTTCTCACCGGCCCCTGGCGGGCGTGGCAGGCCGGGATTGCGCTCGGCGTCGTCGCCCTGTTCGCGGCCGTCAGCGCCGCCGCCGCTGGCCGGTCGTACCCCATCGGTGTCACGCATGGCGTGCTCAACCTGCATCAGGTGATCACCGAGCGCAACCTCGTCCACGACTGGGGGGCGCCCGGGCCCGTCGTCAATCCCGGTGCCAAGCCGGCTCCGCAATCCGTCGGACAACTGCCGCCGGTCAAGCCGCCGGTGAAGAAAGTATCCTGGTGGCTGATCCTGGTGGTGCTCGGCACCCTATACGGCGCTTACGCCAGCGCCAGTCTGGCGGGTCCGGTTCGGTTGAAGGGCCGGGAACCTCTGGAACTGGTCGTGGCGATCGTGGGGGGATTGTTGGTGGGCGTCGGCGCGGCGTTGGCATCCGGCTGCGTGGTGGGCAACATCCTGTCGGGATGGGCCCTGATGAGCGTGGGCCTGGTTATGTTCGGCCTGGCGGTGGTCGTCGGCAACTGGCTGACCACCCACTTCTATCTGATGGGTGGCTCGCTCGCCGATCTCCCGCTGACTCTGGGCAAAATCTTCCGCCGGCGATAA
- a CDS encoding CcmD family protein, producing MNGYLFAAYSFILLLLFGYIVGLHGRLRRLARELEALRLALRDGEDA from the coding sequence ATGAACGGCTACCTCTTTGCGGCCTACAGCTTCATCCTGCTGCTGCTCTTCGGTTACATCGTCGGCCTGCACGGCCGGCTGCGGCGGCTGGCCCGCGAGCTCGAAGCGCTCCGGCTGGCCCTCCGCGACGGGGAGGACGCCTGA
- a CDS encoding ChbG/HpnK family deacetylase, whose product MRTKRCRPPPAVVRVGVAQQAVRNHVAPIGSRGTSLLRGSQVKQLIVNADDFGANTGVNRGVLAAHEAGGLSSATLIAAGEAFVEAAALARTAPALGVGVHLVLAGGLPPVAVPADVPTLLSADGRLWRDLGTFARRWAAGRIDPADVETEIEAQLDRVRDAGITPTHVDAHKHVFVIPGVMRRVAAVCRRRGIGAVRNPFDADPLAPGLAPPGAWRRRLLQWLFGRSVRLAQPGWRRAAAGLWTPNRFYGVAATGLWTAGYLERIIAGLTSGCAELMTHPGMLDESLRASRTRLKESRQVELDLLCGALPPLLARHGVTLRTFANPGA is encoded by the coding sequence ATGCGGACCAAGCGGTGCCGACCGCCACCGGCCGTCGTGCGGGTGGGTGTGGCGCAGCAGGCGGTCCGCAACCACGTCGCCCCGATCGGGAGTCGCGGCACATCGCTGCTGCGAGGGTCACAGGTGAAACAGCTCATCGTGAACGCCGATGATTTCGGCGCCAACACCGGCGTCAACCGGGGCGTCCTGGCGGCGCATGAGGCCGGCGGGTTGTCCAGCGCCACGCTGATTGCGGCGGGTGAGGCGTTCGTCGAAGCGGCGGCCCTGGCCCGCACCGCGCCGGCGCTCGGCGTCGGCGTCCACCTCGTGCTGGCCGGCGGGCTGCCGCCGGTGGCCGTGCCGGCCGATGTGCCGACCCTGCTGAGTGCGGACGGGCGGCTCTGGCGGGATCTCGGAACGTTCGCCCGCCGCTGGGCTGCCGGCCGCATTGATCCGGCGGACGTTGAGACCGAGATCGAAGCCCAGCTCGACCGCGTGCGCGACGCCGGCATCACGCCCACCCATGTGGATGCTCACAAGCACGTGTTCGTGATCCCCGGCGTGATGCGCCGGGTGGCGGCCGTCTGCCGCCGTCGCGGCATCGGAGCCGTGCGCAATCCGTTCGACGCCGATCCGCTGGCGCCTGGACTGGCGCCGCCGGGCGCGTGGCGCCGGCGGCTGCTGCAGTGGCTGTTCGGTCGGTCCGTGCGGCTGGCGCAACCGGGCTGGCGGCGGGCGGCGGCCGGCCTGTGGACGCCCAACCGGTTTTACGGTGTGGCTGCAACCGGGCTCTGGACGGCCGGGTACCTGGAGCGGATCATCGCCGGGCTGACGAGCGGGTGTGCCGAACTGATGACACATCCCGGGATGCTGGATGAGTCGCTGCGCGCCAGCCGGACCCGGCTCAAGGAATCTCGGCAGGTGGAGCTGGACCTGCTGTGCGGCGCGCTGCCGCCGCTCCTGGCGCGACACGGGGTGACCCTGCGCACGTTTGCGAACCCGGGCGCGTAA